In one Hyphomicrobium sp. 99 genomic region, the following are encoded:
- a CDS encoding cytochrome c gives MRASLLFVPLVFLPLVSAGAEEVDANRLELGEMPYMTYCALCHGMGTDTGMFAEALKRPAPDLTLIAKRNGGMFPEGRVKAIIRDGGVSGHGTMRLLAWERYFRKDTPPEHADQVIDDITSYLEKHQAP, from the coding sequence ATGCGAGCGTCGTTGCTATTTGTTCCACTTGTTTTTCTTCCCTTGGTCAGTGCCGGTGCTGAGGAAGTAGACGCCAATCGCCTCGAGCTTGGCGAAATGCCATACATGACTTATTGCGCCTTATGTCACGGCATGGGCACAGATACGGGCATGTTTGCCGAAGCGCTGAAAAGGCCAGCTCCGGATCTTACGCTAATAGCCAAGAGAAATGGCGGGATGTTTCCTGAGGGGCGCGTCAAGGCCATTATTCGTGACGGCGGGGTAAGCGGACATGGCACAATGCGTCTGCTGGCGTGGGAACGTTATTTCCGGAAGGACACCCCGCCGGAACACGCTGATCAGGTGATCGACGATATCACGTCCTATCTCGAGAAGCATCAAGCGCCCTGA
- a CDS encoding BON domain-containing protein has product MSDIQLRQFVIDELEFEPSIDATNIGVAADDGIVTLTGHVRSYAEKIAALQAVRRVKGVRAVAQEIEVRYPGEHKTADEEIAKRVLNVLKWHAMIPHEDVKVTVEKGWVNLSGTVDWHYQKKAVEDAIKKLLGVIGVTNSISVKASVQTADIKKKIEAALARSAQVEANAIRINVSNDNRVSLEGVVDSWEDHDVVENAAWSVPGVQWVDDRLTVSS; this is encoded by the coding sequence ATGAGCGATATCCAGCTTCGCCAGTTCGTCATCGACGAGCTTGAATTCGAACCCAGCATCGACGCAACAAATATCGGGGTCGCTGCTGATGACGGCATCGTAACCTTGACCGGCCACGTTCGAAGCTATGCCGAGAAGATTGCCGCACTACAGGCTGTACGCCGAGTCAAAGGCGTGCGCGCCGTGGCACAGGAAATCGAGGTTCGCTATCCCGGCGAGCACAAGACGGCGGACGAGGAAATTGCGAAGCGCGTCCTCAATGTTTTGAAATGGCACGCAATGATCCCGCACGAAGACGTTAAGGTGACCGTCGAAAAAGGATGGGTAAACCTCAGCGGCACCGTAGACTGGCACTATCAGAAGAAAGCCGTGGAAGACGCCATCAAGAAATTACTGGGTGTCATCGGCGTTACCAATTCCATATCCGTCAAGGCGTCGGTTCAGACGGCAGATATCAAGAAGAAGATCGAGGCCGCATTGGCTAGAAGCGCGCAGGTTGAGGCCAACGCCATTCGCATCAACGTCTCAAACGACAATCGAGTGAGCCTCGAAGGGGTTGTCGACAGTTGGGAAGATCACGACGTGGTCGAGAATGCAGCGTGGTCAGTCCCCGGAGTCCAGTGGGTCGATGACCGTTTGACTGTCTCGTCGTGA
- a CDS encoding CBS domain-containing protein, with translation MKVRDVMHKGAEWVSPQTPLSQVAQLMKDLDIGALPVGENDRLVGMVTDRDITCRAIAGSQDVSKMTAQNVMSKGIVYCTAEEELEDALRLMETKKIRRLPVIDGKKRMVGMLSIGDVSHAAPRSVSGEVITAVSAHHA, from the coding sequence ATGAAGGTCAGAGATGTAATGCATAAAGGCGCCGAGTGGGTAAGTCCACAAACCCCCCTTAGCCAAGTAGCGCAGCTGATGAAGGATCTCGATATTGGTGCACTGCCAGTTGGAGAGAACGACCGGCTCGTCGGCATGGTGACTGACCGCGATATTACCTGCAGAGCGATTGCCGGCTCCCAAGACGTTTCGAAGATGACCGCCCAGAACGTGATGTCCAAGGGAATTGTCTACTGCACCGCCGAGGAAGAACTCGAAGACGCGCTGCGGCTCATGGAAACAAAGAAAATTCGCCGTCTACCCGTCATCGACGGCAAAAAGCGCATGGTCGGTATGCTCAGCATTGGGGATGTTTCTCACGCGGCGCCTCGTAGTGTCTCGGGAGAAGTCATAACGGCCGTATCTGCGCATCACGCGTGA
- a CDS encoding DUF3775 domain-containing protein, with the protein MTRIISENEPVELQISPEKVCFVIIKAHEFDAKDVVTEPDPGSNASDDRMAEVLEDHNDDPSLQELTSFINAMTEDEQIDLVALAWLGRGDYTAADWLEVRKEAASAHNRYTARYLLGIPTLGDFLEEGLSLLGYSCEEFEINRL; encoded by the coding sequence ATGACCAGGATAATCTCTGAGAATGAGCCCGTGGAGCTGCAGATTTCTCCCGAGAAAGTCTGCTTCGTAATTATCAAGGCTCACGAGTTCGACGCCAAGGATGTCGTGACGGAACCCGATCCCGGCTCCAATGCCTCCGATGATCGGATGGCGGAGGTTCTCGAAGACCACAACGATGATCCTTCCTTGCAGGAATTGACGTCGTTCATCAACGCCATGACGGAAGATGAGCAGATCGATCTTGTGGCTCTCGCTTGGCTCGGGCGCGGCGACTACACCGCAGCTGACTGGCTAGAGGTACGCAAGGAAGCGGCGAGCGCTCACAATCGATACACGGCGCGTTATCTTCTCGGCATTCCCACGCTAGGCGATTTCCTCGAAGAAGGTCTTTCGCTACTGGGTTACTCGTGTGAAGAGTTCGAGATCAACAGACTTTGA
- a CDS encoding DUF2267 domain-containing protein produces the protein MGHTRVIAEWRSHAKAPSRTRRTLIKSISSRRIWKFGLLARLSRSGFEPSGRLRSGRMIMTMPPSLAHAIQKIQEWLNELSEKGDLADGQEALGVLRGVLHHLRDRLTLEEAVDLGAQLPIIVRGIYYEGWQPRKGPSKVTTRQEFVEEISGRDFPNAVPAERAIRDVFALLAHHCDPGEIADVISQLPAELKALWPDTAQTFRKRAQRSADS, from the coding sequence ATGGGTCACACAAGAGTGATTGCGGAGTGGCGCAGCCATGCCAAAGCACCTAGCAGAACACGACGAACTCTAATCAAATCCATCTCTTCGCGTCGTATTTGGAAATTTGGCTTGCTAGCCCGCCTATCACGTTCAGGCTTTGAGCCTTCAGGCCGCCTCAGATCCGGAAGAATGATCATGACAATGCCTCCCTCCCTCGCGCATGCCATCCAGAAAATTCAGGAATGGCTCAATGAGCTGAGCGAAAAAGGTGATCTCGCAGATGGTCAGGAAGCCCTTGGCGTTTTGCGCGGTGTTCTCCACCATCTCAGGGATCGCCTGACGCTTGAAGAGGCCGTCGATCTAGGTGCTCAGCTTCCGATAATCGTGCGCGGCATCTACTATGAAGGCTGGCAGCCCCGAAAAGGGCCAAGCAAAGTGACCACGAGACAAGAATTTGTCGAAGAAATATCTGGGAGGGACTTCCCGAATGCTGTCCCGGCGGAGCGCGCGATTCGCGATGTATTTGCGCTCCTCGCACACCATTGCGATCCAGGTGAAATCGCCGATGTAATTTCGCAGCTACCGGCCGAATTGAAGGCACTCTGGCCCGACACAGCGCAAACCTTCCGCAAACGTGCGCAGAGAAGTGCGGATTCCTAG
- a CDS encoding DUF885 domain-containing protein — translation MERSNAYAQILIGAEAPFRPESFSKFGVAGYDDRVADLRADNVRRFRAAVAAAKSELHEKLNTERDPNVREDLEIMIATATDDIESSELQERLVLPWQDVSQLVFEGLRGLLSEQTPPERRGHALDRLKRYAGLAPGTVPLMTLAIQRYEERVGDGTLLRPSRPEVEQALRNADTYMIGIRKLFIDLKVSGAEDALDALDKQTNEYTAWLRSEVLPHARTDTRLPPALYADALKRTGVDIDAQSLIQRAELEFMETRAAMQQLAPLVAREKGIPAADYRDVIRALKKEPIPTSELESHYRKVIETIVAIIRKQGIVLTPNRPMAMRLGSDAENASQPAPHFLPAPLVRNTGQQGTFVLSVNNPALGADGAFDDFNYPSAAWTLAAHEGRPGHELQFTAMLERGVSLARALFAANSVNSEGWALYAEAEMMPYEPLDGQLIALQFRLFRAARAMLDPMLNLGLIEREQASDLLTRDAVLSKAMVRQELDRYTFNMPGQATSYFYGYACIMELRMETELTLGNVFDRLAFNNFLLEEGPLPPALLAQAVRERFIPAQLAKR, via the coding sequence GTGGAGCGCAGCAATGCTTATGCGCAGATACTGATCGGGGCAGAGGCGCCGTTCAGACCTGAGTCGTTCTCGAAATTCGGCGTTGCCGGCTACGATGATCGTGTCGCGGACTTAAGAGCCGATAATGTGCGCAGGTTCCGTGCGGCGGTTGCTGCCGCCAAATCTGAATTGCACGAAAAGCTCAACACCGAGCGCGACCCGAACGTCCGCGAAGATCTTGAAATCATGATCGCGACGGCAACCGACGACATCGAAAGCAGCGAATTGCAGGAACGGCTGGTCTTGCCTTGGCAAGACGTGTCCCAATTGGTGTTCGAGGGTTTGCGCGGTCTTTTGTCGGAGCAGACACCCCCCGAACGCAGAGGGCACGCTCTTGATCGTCTCAAGCGCTATGCGGGTCTCGCTCCCGGCACTGTTCCTCTGATGACGCTGGCAATACAGCGGTATGAGGAACGTGTCGGCGATGGCACGCTACTGCGTCCGTCCAGACCGGAAGTCGAACAGGCACTACGGAATGCCGATACCTATATGATCGGTATCCGCAAATTATTCATCGACTTGAAGGTCTCCGGAGCTGAGGATGCCCTCGATGCTCTTGATAAGCAGACCAACGAATATACGGCTTGGTTGCGTTCCGAGGTTCTGCCTCATGCCCGGACGGATACTAGGCTACCTCCTGCGTTATATGCTGACGCCCTGAAGCGGACCGGCGTCGATATCGACGCTCAGTCTTTAATTCAAAGAGCTGAATTGGAGTTCATGGAAACGCGGGCGGCGATGCAACAGCTCGCTCCGTTGGTGGCACGCGAGAAAGGCATACCGGCGGCGGACTATCGCGACGTGATCCGTGCTTTGAAGAAGGAGCCGATCCCCACTAGCGAACTCGAAAGCCACTACCGGAAGGTGATCGAGACGATTGTGGCCATTATCCGAAAGCAAGGCATCGTCCTGACGCCAAATAGGCCGATGGCCATGCGTCTTGGAAGCGACGCTGAAAACGCCTCTCAGCCGGCGCCGCATTTCTTGCCGGCACCTCTGGTTCGAAATACCGGACAGCAAGGAACATTTGTTCTTTCCGTCAACAATCCGGCACTCGGCGCAGATGGTGCCTTCGATGATTTCAATTATCCGTCGGCCGCCTGGACTCTGGCTGCCCATGAAGGCCGCCCCGGACATGAACTGCAGTTCACTGCGATGCTTGAACGTGGCGTCTCGCTTGCACGCGCTCTTTTTGCCGCCAATTCAGTCAATTCGGAGGGGTGGGCGCTCTACGCCGAGGCGGAGATGATGCCGTACGAACCCCTCGATGGCCAATTAATTGCACTGCAATTCCGCCTCTTCCGAGCAGCGCGTGCGATGCTTGATCCGATGCTGAATCTCGGATTGATCGAACGCGAGCAGGCAAGCGATCTTCTAACCCGCGACGCCGTGTTGTCGAAAGCAATGGTCCGACAGGAACTCGATCGCTACACCTTCAACATGCCTGGACAGGCGACCAGTTACTTCTATGGTTATGCGTGCATCATGGAGTTACGGATGGAAACCGAACTCACGCTCGGAAATGTTTTTGACAGACTGGCGTTCAACAATTTCTTGCTGGAAGAGGGGCCGTTACCTCCAGCTCTGCTTGCGCAAGCGGTACGCGAGCGTTTCATTCCGGCCCAACTCGCAAAGCGCTGA